The Proteiniborus sp. DW1 genome segment TGCTTCGTAACTCACATCTCTTCCATATATATACTTATCATCATAACTAAAGTCCGATATTTCTATATCTAATATTCTTTGATAATCACTACCGTCTATCCTCATCCTAGAAAATGCTGTAGCTAGATAAGAGCCTGGTGAACCATGATATCCAATTCCTTGACCTTTCTTATTCAAATATTCATTGAAATATACCCACCCATCTATATAAATAAAATTAAACATTCTATGTTCATCATTTATTTTTCTTCTATCTGTTCCATCTGTTCTTATTTTATAAAAAGTCCTAAAATCTGAGTTATTAATATAATATATCCAATCATCTTTAACAAAAATATTAGATGCAGAATCATTTGACAGCTTTGTCACCCCAGTAGCATCTTCTTTCATTTTATATAATTCACCTATTTCTAAAGTATCCCCATAGTTCATTTTTTTTCTACGGCTAAAATAAATCCATCCATTATCATAATATGCAACACCCCCACCATTGCTTAGAAAACTATTAACCTGACTTGTAATTACTTTTTCTTCTTCAACATCCTTTATCTCTATAATAGGATCAACTTCATATGTCTTTAAAGTCTCATTTACAGATTTTGAGCTGTTGCAACTAACAATGCTAAAACTTGGCAAAAATATTAAAATTATCAAAACAAATAATTTATGACCTCTATTTTTAGGATTATTAAAATACATGTCCATCCTTCCTTCTGATTTCATTTTTTACAGGTATGTCCAAAAACCTAAATTAGATTTTTGGACATACTTATTCTAATTATTTACAGGTAATTATTTGATTTATTTCAAGTAATTACTTATAATCCTTAATTTGTTAAGGTCCGACTCGAAAATCATTTCCTTTACATAATCATCTGTAATAAGCACGTTTATATCTTCTTTAGAAATCCCTAATTTAGCAATTTCGATTTGTGTTAGTTTTAAAAGATCCTCAACTCCATAAAAGTTACCTTTTCTATCAAAGACACCTAATGATTGGAAACTGATATTAGGGTAATAAATTAACGGGTCACGTGCGGCATTATTACTAGGATTTTTTTCGTCCATGGAACTTATATCTCTGATTTCAAAATGTAAATGTACACCTGTAGATCCTCCTGTAGTTCCCATAGTTCCAAGTTTAGCGCCACGATTTACATTAGCTCCAGCTGTTACCGAAATAGTGTCGAGATGAGCATATCTGGACTGTCTTAGCAAAGTTATTGTTACATCCATTGGCTTAATGCCTTTTGAATTTGTTCCCTTATCATCTTCAGAATAACTTTCTGGCTCAATACCAATATAGGTTTTTTCAATCTCTGAATTTAAATATACTACATTCCCATAGGTTCCAATGCTTCTAGCCTCCATTACTTTCCCTGCTGCAATTGCACTTATCTTGTCCCCTTTAACTTTTGCTTTAACAGGTGCGACATCTACCCCGTAATGCATTGCTCCCCCTCTCATTCCAAAATGCGAGTTAATTTTTGTCGAAGTAGTAGGCCAAATTATATCATAATAGATACCACCATAATTTTGAGGTTCTACATCATTTAATGTCTCTTGCCCAATCTTAATATTTTCTTCAAGTGCAAAAGCCACACTACTAATCGTCATTAAACAGACAAGTATAAAACAAAAGCCTCTTTTCATTTTTGCCCCTCCTTAGTTTATTGTTTTATCAAATTATTAGCAACTTACTAGGTATTGAAATTAAAGCTATTTGATTGTTAGCATAATAGAATATACAACTTGTTTTATGTAGTAATATGAACGATGCTTCTTAAGCGTTAATAACAATTAAAAATACTTACTTCCATTCCCAACGGAATCACCCTCTTAAAATCCAATTATAAAGTTCAAGAAGCTAAGAAACTGTGTTATTGCTTAAACTATTTTAAGCCCACCGGTAAGCTTAGTTAAATGGTAACATTTATTCCATCATTTGTTAACGCCTAAAGCAAATGTATTTGGTGAAGCACGGGGAAGCACGGGGACGGGGGAAGCACGGGGGAAGCACGGGGACGGAGTTATTGCTTCACAGTCTCCATATTAAATTAGGTGATACTCCTGTCGCTCTAGCAAGTTGTCTTGTCGATACTCCCTTAATTTTCAATAGTTCTCTTAAAATTCTTTCTTTTTCTTCTTTTGATTTATTTTGAATCACAATTAACTTTACTTTAAACCTTTTTTATACCTGCTTTTATCGGATTTTGATATATGTATCTTAATACAGTGATGAAGTACTTATCATCTTCTACGGGCTCACTTTTAAAGCGATCTTGAAAAAGATTGCCCATACGCTGATATTTTCTGTTGTACCAGTAAACATAGCTTCTGCAAATACGTCTCATAGCCTGCTCAAGTAGCTCTGTTTCTACTTTGAGCAATAAGTGAAAAAGATTACCCAAGATGCAAAAGGCATATAACTGATATCAACATATTTCTTTATAATTCTCTAATATTTCCATTAGCCTACGTTTATCTTCATCATCTAAAAATATATCCTGATGATTTATCCCTCGTAATATTATATGATATATACCACTTTCACTTTTTGTTCTTGCTTTTCTTGGCACAAACACCACCCTTTTCTAGTATAACATGGGAATTGTTGTAAATCAATCCCACGCTCTCTTACTTTTATATATATTGGGTTAAGATGAAAAAGGTATAATTTTTCGATTAATAATAGTTTGTAAAATCACTAACAACAAAAAATAAAAATGAAGCAGTAACCCCGTCCCCCTGCTTCCCACCTTGTGCCCGTACTAAGAACCTATATAACCTTTATTGAATCAAGTTTTCTAGGGAAAGTGATTTCAGAAATTTAATCAATTCATATTTATCCTTGTACTTCTCAAATTGCTTAATTGAAAAATCATCTTCTGTTATTTTAAGAAGCTCTACATGTACGTTATATTTATTACCCCAAAGTTCTTTATCAAAGGTTATAAAATGAATACTATTATCATCATGGTAGATGTTATAGTTCAACTCTCCTATTGGAATCTTATCTAAGGTGTAGTCCTTCAATTGAGGTATAAAGAGCCTTGATGCATTTTTATAGTGAAGTTTAATTATCTCAGAGCTTTCATTCCAATAGGTAATCTGTAGATAATCTATCAAAGATAGATCATGTTGCCATTCTGACTTGTTATCATTAGTTAATTCTTTATAAAATTTCGGATCACTAAGTGGATTTTCTGTTACCATTAAATCTTTTAATTCATATTCTAATAATTTATTGACAACTGATGCCTTAGGATATATTGCTTTAAAATCCTTTATTGATTCAAAAGAACACAGGTTATATAATTTATATTCATTGTCCTGTAGTTGTTTTATAGTCCCAAACAAATCAGAACCTGCTAGTACACTTGATGTCAATCCTAAGATTATAATAATGCATGCAATCGTCCAAATTCTTTTCACTGTTTTCACCTCCTGTCTAAGTGATTTTAGAAATACGCTCTATTTTTATGCTTATCTTTGTATTGATTCTGTATACTAGTTCTCTTTTGTTTTTATTATTTGTGTTGCAATTAACTTTGTAATTAGGATTTTGAATTAGTTATCATATGTAAATTTATCCTATATTTAGTATATCATTTATGTTATTTTTTGTCAATCTTAACCAAACTCAAATAGACAAAACCCCTAAAACTCCTAAAAAACCTAAAAAATCCCAGAAAACCCTGCTTTCACTTTGATAAAAAAACAAGCAAGAGATTTTCACTCTTGCCCGTCTTATACATGCTTCTACGCTTCTGCTAACTTCTTATATTTTTCGTATCTTTCTTTAGCATCTTTTTCAGCCTTCTCAAATAGCTCATCTGCTACTTCTGGGAATGTCTGTACTAGTGATGTATATCTTACCTCACCATTTAGGAAATCTCTAAATGAAGCAGTTGGTTCTTTTGAATCTAGGATAAATGGATTCTTTCCTTCTTCAGCTAATAGTGGATTGTATCTATATAGATGCCAGTATCCTGCTTCTACTGCTTTCTTAGCTTGATTTTGTGTACGCCCCATTCCTTCTTTAATTCCATGGTTAATACATGGTGCGTATGCAATAATTAGTGATGGTCCATCGTAGCTTTCAGCCTCTAGTATTGCCTTCATAAATTGATTCTTGTCAGCACCCATAGCTACTTGTGCCACATATACATAACCATATTGTGCTGCTATCATTCCAAGGTCTTTCTTCTTAACCTTCTTACCTGAAGCCGCAAACTTAGCAACAGCTGCAGTTGGAGTAGCCTTAGAAGACTGTCCTCCTGTATTTGAGTAAACCTCTGTATCAAATACTAGTACATTTACATTTTCTCCTGATGCTAGTACATGGTCTAATCCACCATATCCTATATCGTATGCCCAACCATCTCCACCAAAAATCCATACAGACTTTTTGATTAGGTAATCTTTCTTTTCAGCAAATTCTTTTAGTATTTCATCTGCTCTAGCATTGCCAGTATTTATGTCTACTAGAAGCGGAAGTATCATAGCTGCTGCTTTCTTAGAAGCTTGAGCATCTTCTTTATCTTCTAGCCATGCAGTGAACACTTCATTAATCTTTTCTGAAACATTTAACTCTACTAATTCCTTAGCTAAATCTACTAATCTATTTCTAATTTGATTTACAGCAAGCGCCATACCATAGCCATATTCAGCATTGTCTTCAAATAATGAGTTTGCCCAAGCAGGTCCCTTACCTTCTTTATTTACACAGTAAGGAGTTGATGGTGCGGATCCTCCCCAAATTGAAGAACATCCTGTAGCATTTGCTATTATCATTCTATCTCCAAATAGCTGAGTAATTACTTTAGCATATGGTGTTTCTCCACATCCTGCACAAGCACCTGAGAATTCAAGTAATGGTTGTGCAAATTGACTTCCCTTTAGAGTTGTAAGTGGCATTAAATCATCTTTAACTCCCACTGTCATAGCATACTCCCAATTAGGTACTTGAACTTCAAGTTGCTCTTCTATAGGCTTCATAATAAGAGCTTTTTCCTTAGCAGGACATATATCAGCACAGTTTCCACAGCCTGTACAATCTAAGGTACTTACTTGGATACGATACTCTAATCCTTCTAAGCCCTTTCCTATTGCTTTCTTAGTTTCAAAGCTCTCAGGAGCATTTGCTTTTTCTTCTTCATTAACTAAGAATGGCCTAATTGCAGCATGTGGACATACAAATGAACATTGATTACATTGAATACATTTGTCTATTTGCCATTCAGGCACATGAACTGCTATACCACGTTTTTCATATGCAGCTGTCCCATGTGGAAATACTCCATCTTCAGCACCTACAAAAGTACTTACTGGTAATGAGTCTCCTTCTTGTCTAGCCATTGGAACTAGTACACTTTTAATGAAATCCGGAACTTCTTTTGCAGCAGCTACTTCATCTTGATGTACAGCTTCCTTCCAGCTTTCAGGTACGTCTACTTTTACTAATGCATCTATACCTCTATCTATAGCATCATAGTTCATTTGAACTATTTTTTCTCCTTTTCTTCCATAGGAATGATCAACTGCTTCTTTTAGATACCTTACAGCATCATCTATATCAATAACATTTGCAAGCTTAAAGAATGCAGATTGCATAATAGTATTTGTTCTATTACCTAGTCCTAATTCTTCAGCTATCTTAGTAGCATCGATTATATAGAAGTTAATATCGTTTTCCGCAATATACTTTTTCATACCTGCTGGAAGTTTTTCATCTAGTTCATTAACTGACCATCTGCAATTTAATAGGAATGTTCCACCTTTTTTTAGTCCCTTTAATAAATCATATTGATTTACATAAGCTGGAGTTGAGCAAGATATGAAATCTGCCTCATCTATTAAATAAGTAGATTTTATTGGTTGCTTTCCAAATCTTAAGTGGGATATTGTAACTCCACCAGATTTTTTACTATCGTAAGAGAAATATCCTTGAGCATATAAGTCAGTATTATCACCAATTATCTTAATAGAGTTTTTATTTGCTCCTACTGTTCCATCTGAACCAAGACCCCAGAATTTACATCTAATAGTTCCTTTTGGTGCAGTTCTTATCTCCTCTTTTATTTCTAATGATAGATGAGTTACGTCATCTACTATACCAATAGTAAATCCATCAGCTGGCTTGTCTTTCTTAAGATTATCAAAGACAGCCTTAATTTGTGAAGGTGTAGTATCCTTTGAACCTAAACCATATCTTCCGCCTACTATTAATGGTGCGTTCTCCATGTTGTAGAATAATGTTCTAACATCTTGGTATAGTGGCTCTCCTAGTGCTCCCGGTTCCTTTGTTCTATCTAGTACTGCTATTCTCTTAACTGTCTTGGGTAATACATTAAAGAAATATTTTGTTGAAAATGGTCTGTAAAGATGTACTTTTATTAAACCATATTTTTCTCCATTAGCATTTAAGTAATCTATTGTCTCTTCAATAGTTTCACATACAGAGCCCATTGCTACTATTATGTATTCTGCATCTTCCGCTCCGTAATAGTTAAATGGATAATATTCTCTACCTGTAATCTTGCTTATTTCCTTCATATAGTCAGCAACTATATCTGGTACTGCATCATAAAACTTATTTGACGCTTCCTTAGCTTGGAAGAATATATCAGGATTTTGTGCAGTTCCCTTTGTATATGGATGTTCAGGATTTAACGCTCTATTTCTAAATTCATTAATTGCATCATAATCCACTAATCTCGCAAAGTCTTCATAATCTATTTCTTCAATCTTTTGAATTTCATGTGATGTTCTAAATCCATCAAAGAAATGCAAGAATGGAACCCTTGACTTGATAGCGCTTAGATGTGCAACTCCCCCTAAATCCATTACTTCTTGAACACTTCCAGATGCTAATAGGGCAAACCCAGTTTGTCTAGTTGCCATAACATCTGAATGATCTCCGAATATTGATAAAGCATGACCAGCTACAGCACGTGCAGTTACATGGAAAACTCCTGGTAAAAGTTCTCCTGCTATTTTATACATATTTGGAATCATTAACAATAAACCTTGAGAAGCAGTAAAAGTAGTAGTTAATGCTCCTGCTGAAAGTGAACCGTGTACAGTTCCTGCAGCTCCTGCTTCAGATTGCATTTCAGCAACATGTACTGTTTGTCCGAATATATTTTTCTTTCCATGGGCAGCCCATTCATCAACAAGCTCTGCCATAGTTGATGATGGAGTTATAGGATAAATACCTGCAACTTCCGTAAAAGCATATGCCACATAAGCAGCAGCAGTATTTCCATCCATGGACTTCATAACTTTTGCCATTTTGTTACCCCCTTAAATTAAAAATACTGTATACAATACATCCCTATTTCTAGTATAGTAGACTATGCCTCTAAAGTCAATAATTCTCGCATTCTTTAAATCTTACAAAAATGTTTTAATTGTCTAAAAACTTAGTTAAACTATAGGAGTTATGCTGGAAAACCTTTTCTTGCCCTTTAACTCTAAAAATTTCACTAGTCTTTCAGATGAAAAGTTCATAATCAAATGGTCTGGCATATCAATGGTCATTAATACTTCTATTGCTTTATCAAATCTTCCTACATCAAAGGCTATGTGAGAGTCACTGCCTACAGTAATCATCACCTCATATTCCTTGCATAGCCTAGCTATCTCAATACAATTATTTAGACTTCCATGTCTACTTGATACAAAAGAACTGTTGTTTATCTCAATTAGTGTACCTGTTTCCTTAGCCTTTTTCACAACTCTTTCATAATCTATAGGAAATGCAGGATTTCCGGGATGAGCGATGATATCAACATTTTTATTTTCCATTGCTTTTATAATTGCATTAGTGTTCTTTTCTTCCCCTCCTGATTCTATACAGGCTTCATGTAATGAAGCGATGACAATATCGAGTTTTGCTAGGTGTTCATCTATTATATCTAAATTCCCATCAAAGTCCATTATATTTGCCTCTACGCCTCTAAGTATTTGAACTCCATATATAGCTTCTGGTATGACCTTTTGATTTAAAATGTGCCAAATATTCGGAGCTCCCTGCATTGCTGGTCCATGGTCTGTTATAGCAACTATTTCTAAACCTTTATTATTTGCTTCTCTCGCTATCTCCATGACTGTACTATATGCATGACCGCTTGCAAGAGTATGGCAATGTGTATCAATAACGAATTTCATGTAAAATACAACTCCTTTACTTAATATTGACCTTGTCTATTTTCAGCTTGTTTTTTCTTTTCATACTCTTCCTTCATCCTTCTATCTAATTCCATAGCTGCATTGTAGCCAAATTGCTTTTGTCTAGTATTTCTTGTAGCCACCTCAAGTATCATTGCAACATTTCTTCCTGGTCGTACTGGCATTGTTAGCTTAGGTACTTTTTTACCTAAAATATCAATATACTCATCATCCAATCCTAATCTATCATACTCTTTTTTAGGATCCCAATCCTCCAATTGTACTACTAAATCTATAGCTTCCCACTTTTTAACTGCTCCTGTTCCATATAGTCTTTCTATATCTAATATTCCAAGTCCTCTTATTTCTAAAAAATACCTGATAAGATCTGGTGATTCACCAATAAGCAAATCTTCTCCTACCTTCTTAACTTGAACAGCATCATCTGCAACAAGTCTATGACCTCTTTTCACCAGTTCAAGTGCAGTTTCACTTTTTCCTACTCCACTCTCTCCTGTTAATAATATTCCCATTCCATAGACTTCTACTAGTACTCCATGCATAGTTATTTGCGGAGCTAATGCTTCGTCTAAATAATTTACTAGTCTATTAGTAAATTTTGTAGTTACCATGTCAGTTCTAAGTACGTTTTTATCATACTTTTCCGCTGCCATAAGAATTTCATCAAAAACCTCAAGATTTCTCGTAAGTACAACTGCTGGTATTGGATACTGAAAAATTGAATCTATTCTTCTTGCTCTAATATCTTTTTCCATGCCTTGTAAAAAGTGCCATTCTGCATTTCCAATTATCTGAATCCTTTTATATCCAAAATACTTAAAAAAACCAGCAATCTGAAGCCCTAACCTATTTATTTCATTCCTGGTTATTTCAGAAACAGAATTTTTCGGTTTATATATAACCTCCAAACCTAAATCCTGTACTAATTTATCAATTGATACTGACCTCATACTATTCCTCCTTTGTTTGCTTATTATTTCTAAAAAAGTCATATACCTGCTGAGCAGCTAACTTGTTCATCCCTTCAACATCTGCCAGCTCTTCTACAGTTGCTTTTTTTATATTATCTACAGAACCAAAGACTCTTAAAAGAGCTTTCTTTCTTTTATCTCCAATCCCTTTAATATCATCAAGTATAGACTTTATCATTTTTTTATCTCTAAGGCTTCTATGGTATGTTATTGCAAATCTATGAGCCTCATCCTGTATTCTAGTTATTAGCTTAAAACTTTCGCTATTTGGTGGTAAACTTATTTCATCGTCTTCATATGTCAAAGCTCTGGTTCTATGAAAATCATCCTTTACAAGGCCACAAACAGGTATGTGGATACCTAACTCCTTTAAAACTTTCTTAGCTACATTAACCTGTCCTTTTCCCCCATCCATCATAATCAGATCTGGAAAAACTGAAAAGCTTTCTACTGTAGATAGGTTTTCTTTAATCATTTCTTTTTCCTTAATTCCTCTACTAAATCTTCTATATATGATTTCCTCCATGCTTCCATAGTCATCTGGACCAATTACTGTCTTTATTTTAAACCGTCTATAATCACTATTTTTTGACTGTCCATTTTCAAAAACTACCATGGAGCCAACTGATTCTACTCCTTGAATATTTGAAATGTCAAATGCCTCTATTCTTCTTGGTATATCATCAAGCTGTAAAACTTCTTTCAGCTCATTTAATGCCTTCTCATTGCCTTCCATCTTTCTTTTTAGCTTATCACTATATTTATCTAGCATGTCTAAGGCATTTTTCCTAACCATTTCAACTAATAAATTCTTCTCCCCACGTTTCGGAACTCTTATGCTTACCTTTGAGCCTCTCTTGTCACTAAGCCAGCTAGTGACAGTATCAATATCTTCGAATTCCTCTTCTATTAGTATTTCTTTAGGCACATATGAGGTTCCTATATAAAATTGCTTTACAAAGGAACTGAGTATATCACCTCTACTTTGATATTCAGTGTCTGTAAGTATAAAATGCTCTCTGCCTGTAACTTTTCCGCCCCTTACAAAAAATATTTGTACACAAGCCTCATCTATTCCTGTTGCCATTCCTATTATATCCTGATCTACCATAGTAGTTGTAGATACAATCTTCTGTTTTTCCAGCATTAAATTTAATGAATTTATCTTATCTCTATATTTTGCAGCATTTTCAAAGTCCAAATTCTTGGCAGCTTCTTTCATTTTATCCTCTATTATCTCTATAAGTTTTTCTTCTTTGCCATTTAAAAACATGATAATTTCATCTATCATTTCCATATATTTTTTCTCGTCCACATCATGATGACATGGTCCAAAGCATTTCCCTATATAATAGTTAAGACAAGGTCTTTGTCTTTTTTCATTTTTATTAAAATTCATCTTACATGTTCTAAGAGGATATAGATTATTGATAATATCTAATGTATCATTTACGGCACCTACACTAGTATAAGGGCCAAAATATTTTGCCCCATCTTTAATAATCCTCCTAGTCTTCATTACCCTTGGAAACATTTCATTTGTAGTGACCTTTATATATGGATACTGCTTATCATCTCTAAGTAAAATATTGTACTTAGGTTTATGTTTTTTTATTAAATTCGCCTCAAGAATTAAAGCTTCTACTTCTGTATCTGTAATAATATACTCAAACTCCTCTATATTTTTCACCATTGCATTTACTTTTGGTGTATGGTTTTTTGACGATTGAAAATATTGCCTAACTCTTTTTTTAAGAGATATAGCTTTGCCAACATATATTATCTGTTCATTCTTATCTTTCATCAAATATACACCAGGTTTATCTGGTAGCTTTTTTAACTCTTCTTCTATATTAAACAATGATTTCACCCTTATTTCTTTAATAATATATAATTATAATACCACATTTAGTGTTGTTTAAATTGAAAAAATGTATATAATTTAGATAGTAGAAAGTTTTTATTCAGGAGGTAAATCATGTCGCAAACGAAAAAAGCTGTAATATTCTTTTTATCATTTTTCACTATTATAATATTATTATCTCTATTATTTCAATCCATGAGCGCTCTTTTCGTTAATATGAATGAGAGTTTAATGTTCAATGTTATTTCTCCCTTGTTTACTACTATAGGACTAGTAATGTTTTTAATATTACAGTCAGTAATAAGATATTTATTTTATAGAAAGACTTTAAACTCCAATACTAATTTGGTGTATGCTAGTATAACCAAATTTGGTATGAAAGAAAGAATGCTTCCTTATGCATTTCTTATACTAATACATTTAGCGCCCTTTTTGGGTAATATAATATTTGATCATACTTTTATGATTCGAATTCTACTTTTTATAGGCTCTATAATCATTATTGAGTTATTGCTAAGAGTATCTAACAAAAAAACTAAGGTATTCTTTCAGAGAAGTGGAATCCTGATTGCTGGCTTCGATGCTAGGCTGGAGATTCCTTTAGGTGTGAGTATAAATATTAAAAATGATTCAGGCTTTTATAGCTACAATGATATTGAAGAATATGCAGTATTACCTGACCGTATTGAGCTTAAACTAGTGAACAGTTATGGCAAAATTGAGTTTATGGCCAATGGAGAATTAAAAAGACAGATTACTGGGTTAATGGTACAAAATAAAGTTCCTGTTAAGAAGGCAGCTGAATAGAGATATACAATTAAACCAACGGGGTTGCGCTCATTTTTAAGCGCAACCCCATTGATTTGCCTAGCTCCCTCAAGCTTACAGTTTTTGTGCATTATGAAGGTTGTCCTACGTTTTATCATTAAAATTATAGCTTAAATTCTGAAATGCTTCGTTTCATTTCATCTGCTAAGTTACCTAAGTATTCGCTAGAACTTGCAATTTGCTCCATTGAAGCTGTTAATTCCTCAATAGATGCAGACGCCTCTTCTGTTCCAGCTGCATTTTCCTCTGCTATTGCTGACAGATTTTGTGTAAGGTCTATTAACTTGTTTTTTCTTATAT includes the following:
- a CDS encoding M23 family metallopeptidase, encoding MKRGFCFILVCLMTISSVAFALEENIKIGQETLNDVEPQNYGGIYYDIIWPTTSTKINSHFGMRGGAMHYGVDVAPVKAKVKGDKISAIAAGKVMEARSIGTYGNVVYLNSEIEKTYIGIEPESYSEDDKGTNSKGIKPMDVTITLLRQSRYAHLDTISVTAGANVNRGAKLGTMGTTGGSTGVHLHFEIRDISSMDEKNPSNNAARDPLIYYPNISFQSLGVFDRKGNFYGVEDLLKLTQIEIAKLGISKEDINVLITDDYVKEMIFESDLNKLRIISNYLK
- the hprK gene encoding HPr(Ser) kinase/phosphatase, with product MRSVSIDKLVQDLGLEVIYKPKNSVSEITRNEINRLGLQIAGFFKYFGYKRIQIIGNAEWHFLQGMEKDIRARRIDSIFQYPIPAVVLTRNLEVFDEILMAAEKYDKNVLRTDMVTTKFTNRLVNYLDEALAPQITMHGVLVEVYGMGILLTGESGVGKSETALELVKRGHRLVADDAVQVKKVGEDLLIGESPDLIRYFLEIRGLGILDIERLYGTGAVKKWEAIDLVVQLEDWDPKKEYDRLGLDDEYIDILGKKVPKLTMPVRPGRNVAMILEVATRNTRQKQFGYNAAMELDRRMKEEYEKKKQAENRQGQY
- a CDS encoding phosphatase, with translation MKFVIDTHCHTLASGHAYSTVMEIAREANNKGLEIVAITDHGPAMQGAPNIWHILNQKVIPEAIYGVQILRGVEANIMDFDGNLDIIDEHLAKLDIVIASLHEACIESGGEEKNTNAIIKAMENKNVDIIAHPGNPAFPIDYERVVKKAKETGTLIEINNSSFVSSRHGSLNNCIEIARLCKEYEVMITVGSDSHIAFDVGRFDKAIEVLMTIDMPDHLIMNFSSERLVKFLELKGKKRFSSITPIV
- a CDS encoding winged helix-turn-helix transcriptional regulator gives rise to the protein MIQNKSKEEKERILRELLKIKGVSTRQLARATGVSPNLIWRL
- the uvrC gene encoding excinuclease ABC subunit UvrC; translated protein: MFNIEEELKKLPDKPGVYLMKDKNEQIIYVGKAISLKKRVRQYFQSSKNHTPKVNAMVKNIEEFEYIITDTEVEALILEANLIKKHKPKYNILLRDDKQYPYIKVTTNEMFPRVMKTRRIIKDGAKYFGPYTSVGAVNDTLDIINNLYPLRTCKMNFNKNEKRQRPCLNYYIGKCFGPCHHDVDEKKYMEMIDEIIMFLNGKEEKLIEIIEDKMKEAAKNLDFENAAKYRDKINSLNLMLEKQKIVSTTTMVDQDIIGMATGIDEACVQIFFVRGGKVTGREHFILTDTEYQSRGDILSSFVKQFYIGTSYVPKEILIEEEFEDIDTVTSWLSDKRGSKVSIRVPKRGEKNLLVEMVRKNALDMLDKYSDKLKRKMEGNEKALNELKEVLQLDDIPRRIEAFDISNIQGVESVGSMVVFENGQSKNSDYRRFKIKTVIGPDDYGSMEEIIYRRFSRGIKEKEMIKENLSTVESFSVFPDLIMMDGGKGQVNVAKKVLKELGIHIPVCGLVKDDFHRTRALTYEDDEISLPPNSESFKLITRIQDEAHRFAITYHRSLRDKKMIKSILDDIKGIGDKRKKALLRVFGSVDNIKKATVEELADVEGMNKLAAQQVYDFFRNNKQTKEE
- the nifJ gene encoding pyruvate:ferredoxin (flavodoxin) oxidoreductase, whose amino-acid sequence is MAKVMKSMDGNTAAAYVAYAFTEVAGIYPITPSSTMAELVDEWAAHGKKNIFGQTVHVAEMQSEAGAAGTVHGSLSAGALTTTFTASQGLLLMIPNMYKIAGELLPGVFHVTARAVAGHALSIFGDHSDVMATRQTGFALLASGSVQEVMDLGGVAHLSAIKSRVPFLHFFDGFRTSHEIQKIEEIDYEDFARLVDYDAINEFRNRALNPEHPYTKGTAQNPDIFFQAKEASNKFYDAVPDIVADYMKEISKITGREYYPFNYYGAEDAEYIIVAMGSVCETIEETIDYLNANGEKYGLIKVHLYRPFSTKYFFNVLPKTVKRIAVLDRTKEPGALGEPLYQDVRTLFYNMENAPLIVGGRYGLGSKDTTPSQIKAVFDNLKKDKPADGFTIGIVDDVTHLSLEIKEEIRTAPKGTIRCKFWGLGSDGTVGANKNSIKIIGDNTDLYAQGYFSYDSKKSGGVTISHLRFGKQPIKSTYLIDEADFISCSTPAYVNQYDLLKGLKKGGTFLLNCRWSVNELDEKLPAGMKKYIAENDINFYIIDATKIAEELGLGNRTNTIMQSAFFKLANVIDIDDAVRYLKEAVDHSYGRKGEKIVQMNYDAIDRGIDALVKVDVPESWKEAVHQDEVAAAKEVPDFIKSVLVPMARQEGDSLPVSTFVGAEDGVFPHGTAAYEKRGIAVHVPEWQIDKCIQCNQCSFVCPHAAIRPFLVNEEEKANAPESFETKKAIGKGLEGLEYRIQVSTLDCTGCGNCADICPAKEKALIMKPIEEQLEVQVPNWEYAMTVGVKDDLMPLTTLKGSQFAQPLLEFSGACAGCGETPYAKVITQLFGDRMIIANATGCSSIWGGSAPSTPYCVNKEGKGPAWANSLFEDNAEYGYGMALAVNQIRNRLVDLAKELVELNVSEKINEVFTAWLEDKEDAQASKKAAAMILPLLVDINTGNARADEILKEFAEKKDYLIKKSVWIFGGDGWAYDIGYGGLDHVLASGENVNVLVFDTEVYSNTGGQSSKATPTAAVAKFAASGKKVKKKDLGMIAAQYGYVYVAQVAMGADKNQFMKAILEAESYDGPSLIIAYAPCINHGIKEGMGRTQNQAKKAVEAGYWHLYRYNPLLAEEGKNPFILDSKEPTASFRDFLNGEVRYTSLVQTFPEVADELFEKAEKDAKERYEKYKKLAEA